In one window of bacterium DNA:
- the ftsA gene encoding cell division protein FtsA yields MNENIITVLDIGTSKIFGLSALIKNTGIEIIATDIQLLSEEVIKKGRVVDIEETTNTIFSVLKNLQAKIGENIDWVTISIGGGHLKGENHRRSIPIEPSGREISDNDIQILRRELNSTIFAERGSGKKILYTVPREYRVDNLNITKKEPVGMHGNVLEMSVHSITVDANPLQDIKNCIKNAGAQVDTIYPHSWAAAEAVLTEEEKKTGCLLIDIGKGTTDICFFIDGTIAVTESIKIGDGLIDSDLSRLLHTSLTYAEELKKNYGYAYPLLKEDNNSVFSQTVEIISTSGKLSKDVTVGQISNITYDRLNELFSNYIKPIIMHTGEASIIGSNIVITGGGAKIKDITVLSEKVFGLPSRIGKPKNLPGLEITYHQPEFSVGIGLVMLASQQARKHKVKDPLQKVKEFLGKIF; encoded by the coding sequence ATTGAGATTATCGCTACCGATATTCAACTCTTATCTGAAGAAGTGATAAAGAAAGGTAGAGTTGTTGATATTGAAGAGACAACGAATACTATTTTTTCTGTTCTTAAAAACCTTCAGGCAAAGATAGGAGAAAATATTGACTGGGTTACTATAAGTATAGGAGGAGGACATCTTAAAGGTGAAAACCACAGAAGAAGTATCCCTATTGAACCATCAGGAAGAGAAATAAGCGATAATGATATTCAAATATTACGAAGAGAACTGAATAGTACCATCTTTGCAGAAAGAGGTTCCGGCAAAAAAATACTTTATACTGTGCCGAGAGAATACAGGGTAGATAATCTGAACATAACAAAAAAAGAACCAGTAGGAATGCACGGTAATGTACTTGAAATGTCTGTTCACAGTATAACGGTAGATGCCAATCCACTTCAGGACATTAAAAACTGTATAAAAAACGCAGGTGCGCAGGTTGATACAATTTATCCACATTCATGGGCAGCCGCAGAGGCAGTACTTACAGAAGAAGAGAAAAAAACAGGATGCTTGCTTATAGATATAGGGAAAGGGACAACAGATATATGTTTTTTCATAGATGGCACGATTGCAGTCACTGAATCAATAAAAATTGGGGATGGACTTATAGATAGTGACCTTTCACGACTTTTACATACCTCTTTAACCTATGCAGAAGAACTTAAAAAAAATTATGGATATGCATATCCTTTATTAAAAGAAGATAATAATAGTGTATTTTCACAAACAGTAGAAATTATAAGCACATCTGGTAAACTATCAAAAGATGTAACTGTGGGGCAGATATCAAACATCACATATGACAGATTAAATGAACTATTTTCTAATTATATAAAACCTATTATTATGCATACAGGGGAAGCAAGTATTATAGGGTCAAACATAGTCATTACAGGTGGTGGTGCTAAAATTAAGGATATAACAGTGCTATCAGAAAAGGTATTTGGACTACCATCAAGAATAGGAAAACCCAAAAATCTTCCAGGGCTTGAAATAACCTATCATCAGCCAGAATTCAGTGTAGGGATAGGACTTGTTATGTTAGCATCACAGCAGGCAAGAAAACATAAAGTTAAGGACCCTTTACAGAAAGTAAAAGAGTTTCTCGGGAAAATTTTTTAG